From a region of the Bacteroidia bacterium genome:
- a CDS encoding NAD(P)H-binding protein produces MKTALVLGGTGLVGGHLVRILLRDERYSLVKMLVRKSVDLHHEKLAQVEVDFDHLQSEDLQADDVFCCLGTTIAKAETQAAFRKVDFDYPVRVGELALEMGARQYFMVSSIGADAQSSVFYAKVKGETEAKLASLGYSTFVAFRPSFLLGNRQEFRFGEKIGIGIAKLFEPLMVGGLRKYKGIEAHQVAGAMVKWARLEKPGNFIVENPEIED; encoded by the coding sequence ATGAAAACTGCATTGGTATTGGGCGGAACAGGCCTGGTTGGCGGACATTTGGTTCGGATATTGTTGCGCGATGAGCGTTATTCCCTGGTGAAAATGTTAGTGCGTAAATCGGTGGATTTACACCATGAAAAATTAGCCCAGGTGGAGGTTGATTTCGACCATCTTCAGTCCGAGGATTTACAGGCAGATGATGTTTTTTGCTGTTTAGGAACCACCATTGCCAAGGCAGAAACTCAGGCCGCTTTTAGAAAAGTTGATTTTGATTACCCCGTTCGGGTAGGGGAGTTGGCTCTGGAAATGGGTGCCAGGCAATATTTTATGGTGAGTTCCATCGGTGCCGACGCCCAAAGTTCGGTGTTTTATGCAAAGGTTAAGGGCGAAACTGAAGCCAAATTGGCAAGCCTGGGTTATTCCACATTTGTGGCTTTCCGTCCCTCGTTTTTGCTCGGAAATCGCCAGGAGTTTCGTTTTGGAGAAAAGATTGGAATTGGTATTGCAAAGCTGTTTGAACCTTTGATGGTAGGAGGTTTGCGAAAGTACAAAGGTATTGAAGCTCATCAAGTTGCTGGCGCTATGGTTAAATGGGCCAGGTTAGAAAAGCCGGGTAATTTTATAGTAGAAAATCCTGAAATTGAAGATTAG
- a CDS encoding hotdog fold thioesterase codes for MNAVFELYRQIIEEFIPFNKVLGMKLLEVKDTKVTVLIPFKPELIGDPRKKAIHGGVLASVMDAAGGAAGGTTLKSFEDKLSTIDLRIDYIQPGRGEDIICEAEVVRSGSRVIFTKMMCYHQDKKDEIIAEGRGVYSVIRKKAS; via the coding sequence ATGAATGCCGTTTTTGAACTGTATCGACAAATTATAGAAGAATTCATCCCCTTTAACAAAGTGTTGGGAATGAAATTGTTAGAAGTAAAAGACACCAAAGTAACCGTACTTATTCCTTTTAAACCCGAACTTATTGGCGATCCACGAAAAAAAGCCATTCACGGCGGTGTACTGGCCTCGGTAATGGATGCAGCAGGTGGTGCAGCAGGTGGTACCACATTAAAATCGTTTGAAGACAAACTTTCAACCATCGATCTCCGCATCGATTATATTCAACCGGGAAGGGGCGAGGATATTATCTGTGAAGCCGAAGTGGTACGCAGCGGTTCAAGGGTCATTTTCACCAAAATGATGTGCTACCATCAAGACAAAAAAGATGAAATCATCGCCGAAGGAAGGGGAGTTTACAGTGTAATTCGTAAAAAAGCTTCTTAA